Proteins found in one Bacillus subtilis subsp. subtilis str. 168 genomic segment:
- the spoVAB gene encoding stage V sporulation protein AB (Evidence 1a: Function from experimental evidences in the studied strain; PubMedId: 15849754, 16077113, 16850406, 26604257; Product type cp: cell process): MIVSVLFIIFVGLGGGITVGAGFVAFLTVMGIIPRLMQLTKTMRFVQAYEAAVILGAVCGGWETLHMNHLYLTKWIAVPVGLLAGLFVGMLAAALTEVLNVLPILAKRIGLRSKIIILLMAIVIGKIAGSLFHWLYFIDHS; encoded by the coding sequence ATGATCGTTAGTGTATTGTTCATCATTTTTGTCGGGCTCGGCGGAGGCATAACGGTGGGGGCGGGTTTCGTTGCTTTTTTAACCGTAATGGGAATCATTCCGCGGCTGATGCAGCTCACCAAAACAATGAGATTTGTTCAGGCTTATGAAGCGGCTGTTATTCTTGGCGCGGTTTGCGGGGGATGGGAGACGCTTCATATGAATCATCTTTATCTAACAAAATGGATAGCTGTGCCGGTCGGGCTTCTGGCAGGTTTGTTCGTCGGGATGCTAGCGGCTGCTCTTACAGAGGTTTTAAATGTCCTGCCGATTTTGGCGAAACGAATCGGGCTCAGAAGTAAAATCATTATTCTGTTAATGGCCATCGTGATTGGGAAAATCGCGGGATCTTTATTTCACTGGCTGTACTTTATTGACCATTCATAA
- the spoIIAA gene encoding anti-anti-sigma factor (antagonist of SpoIIAB) (Evidence 1a: Function from experimental evidences in the studied strain; PubMedId: 11173484, 15819616, 16824103, 22115775; Product type cp: cell process) has protein sequence MSLGIDMNVKESVLCIRLTGELDHHTAETLKQKVTQSLEKDDIRHIVLNLEDLSFMDSSGLGVILGRYKQIKQIGGEMVVCAISPAVKRLFDMSGLFKIIRFEQSEQQALLTLGVAS, from the coding sequence ATGAGCCTTGGAATTGACATGAATGTCAAAGAATCTGTGCTTTGTATTCGATTAACAGGCGAACTCGATCACCATACGGCTGAAACCCTGAAGCAAAAAGTGACTCAATCATTGGAGAAGGATGATATTCGCCATATCGTGCTGAACTTGGAGGACCTTTCCTTTATGGACAGCTCGGGGCTTGGCGTTATTTTAGGAAGATACAAGCAAATTAAGCAAATTGGCGGAGAAATGGTTGTTTGCGCTATCTCTCCTGCGGTGAAGCGATTGTTTGATATGTCGGGTCTGTTTAAAATTATCCGATTTGAACAATCTGAACAGCAGGCACTCCTGACACTGGGGGTGGCATCATGA
- the yqkK gene encoding hypothetical protein (Evidence 4: Unknown function but conserved in other organisms): MAKSQAKKKRGHRLRNGGRDVLLSRGSTPSFSTHGRMTKSKKEILNKRKHKNPYDHTAVDDKDFFVPQKAA, translated from the coding sequence ATGGCAAAAAGCCAAGCGAAAAAGAAGCGGGGGCATCGATTGAGAAACGGCGGACGTGACGTCTTATTATCAAGAGGCAGCACACCATCTTTCAGCACACATGGAAGAATGACAAAAAGCAAAAAAGAGATTTTGAATAAACGGAAGCATAAGAATCCTTATGATCATACAGCAGTTGATGATAAGGATTTTTTTGTGCCCCAAAAAGCCGCCTAG
- the deoB gene encoding 1,5-phosphopentomutase (Evidence 1a: Function from experimental evidences in the studied strain; PubMedId: 10537218, 26211718; Product type e: enzyme) — protein sequence MPAYKYNRVFLIVMDSVGIGEAPDAADFNDEGAHTLGHIAEHMNGLHMPNMAKLGLGLIEDIKGVEKTEHPLAYYGKMQEASNGKDTMTGHWEIMGLYIDKPFKVFPEGFPDELLQELEKRSGRKIIGNKPASGTAILDELGQEHMETGALIVYTSADSVLQIAAHEEVVPLEELYRICETARELTLDPKYMVGRIIARPFVGEPGQFKRTPNRHDYALKPFDRTVMNELKDCGLDVISIGKISDIYDGEGITSSRRTVSNMDGMDKVIDTLGEDFTGLSFANLVDFDALFGHRRDPEGYGRALEEFDARLPEVFEKMREDDLLIITADHGNDPIHHGTDHTREYVPILAYSKKHKKAQMLPLADTFADIGATIADNFQTNKPKYGKSFLSLLQ from the coding sequence ATGCCTGCATACAAATATAATCGTGTGTTTTTAATTGTGATGGACTCAGTCGGAATCGGCGAAGCGCCGGATGCCGCTGACTTTAATGACGAAGGCGCTCATACGCTCGGTCATATTGCCGAGCATATGAACGGATTACATATGCCGAATATGGCAAAGCTCGGCCTTGGTCTTATCGAAGATATCAAAGGTGTAGAAAAAACAGAACATCCGCTTGCCTATTATGGAAAAATGCAAGAAGCGTCAAACGGCAAAGATACGATGACCGGCCATTGGGAGATTATGGGTTTATACATTGATAAACCGTTTAAAGTGTTCCCGGAAGGCTTTCCTGATGAATTGCTTCAAGAGCTGGAAAAGAGATCTGGCCGCAAAATTATTGGAAACAAGCCGGCTTCCGGCACAGCGATTTTGGATGAGCTTGGCCAGGAGCACATGGAGACAGGGGCTTTAATTGTTTACACGTCTGCTGACTCTGTTCTGCAAATTGCCGCTCACGAAGAGGTTGTGCCGCTTGAGGAGCTGTATCGCATTTGCGAAACGGCGAGAGAGCTGACGCTTGATCCGAAATATATGGTTGGCCGCATTATTGCACGGCCGTTCGTCGGAGAGCCGGGTCAATTCAAACGGACGCCAAACCGCCATGATTATGCGCTGAAGCCGTTTGACCGCACTGTCATGAATGAATTGAAAGACTGCGGCTTAGATGTGATTTCAATCGGTAAAATCTCTGATATTTACGACGGAGAAGGCATTACTTCTTCACGCAGAACGGTTTCTAATATGGACGGAATGGACAAGGTGATCGATACGCTGGGAGAAGATTTTACGGGTCTGAGCTTTGCGAACCTTGTTGATTTTGACGCGTTATTCGGACACCGCCGTGACCCTGAAGGCTACGGACGCGCGCTTGAAGAATTTGATGCGCGGCTTCCGGAAGTGTTTGAAAAAATGAGAGAAGACGATCTGTTAATTATTACAGCCGACCACGGCAATGATCCGATTCATCATGGGACTGACCATACACGCGAGTATGTGCCGATTCTCGCTTACAGCAAAAAACATAAGAAAGCGCAAATGCTGCCGCTTGCAGATACATTTGCCGATATTGGCGCAACGATCGCTGATAATTTCCAAACAAATAAACCGAAATACGGGAAAAGCTTTTTATCTTTATTACAATAG
- the spoVAA gene encoding stage V sporulation protein AA (Evidence 1a: Function from experimental evidences in the studied strain; PubMedId: 3114420, 26604257; Product type cp: cell process) yields MERRIFIRLRHRVLAHPGDIITVGDAAQIEGQLQLKKKLSAMPLYQVSEKDKNIVILDIIQVLRAIHLQDPTIDVQTVGGAETIVEIQYRKRNLSTVLFIGVWLLLFIGSCLAIMNFHEDVSMRDVHIALYEIITGERNDYPYLLQIPYSIGLGLGMIVFFNHIFKKRLNEEPSPLEVEMFNYQLDLDQYVAMHENQETIKDLHDR; encoded by the coding sequence ATGGAACGACGAATATTTATCCGGCTTCGCCACCGAGTGCTGGCACATCCAGGGGATATTATTACCGTTGGAGATGCCGCGCAAATAGAAGGGCAGCTTCAGCTGAAAAAGAAACTTTCGGCTATGCCGCTTTATCAGGTGAGCGAAAAAGATAAAAATATCGTAATTCTGGATATCATACAAGTCCTCAGAGCCATTCATTTACAAGACCCGACAATTGATGTTCAAACCGTAGGCGGAGCAGAAACCATTGTTGAAATTCAGTATCGAAAGCGAAATTTATCAACGGTTCTATTTATCGGTGTCTGGCTGCTTCTGTTTATTGGATCGTGTCTTGCCATCATGAACTTTCATGAGGATGTAAGCATGAGAGATGTTCATATCGCACTATATGAAATCATAACCGGAGAGAGGAATGACTATCCATATTTGCTTCAAATCCCATACAGCATCGGTTTGGGACTGGGGATGATCGTGTTTTTTAACCACATATTTAAAAAGCGCCTAAATGAAGAGCCCAGCCCGCTGGAGGTTGAGATGTTTAACTATCAGCTTGATCTCGATCAATATGTGGCCATGCATGAGAATCAAGAAACCATAAAGGATCTGCATGATCGTTAG
- the spoIIAB gene encoding anti-sigma factor (antagonist of sigma(F)) and serine kinase (Evidence 1a: Function from experimental evidences in the studied strain; PubMedId: 15023063, 15187183, 15819616, 16166546, 16824103, 22115775; Product type cp : cell process), with translation MKNEMHLEFSALSQNESFARVTVASFIAQLDPTMDELTEIKTVVSEAVTNAIIHGYEENCEGKVYISVTLEDHVVYMTIRDEGLGITDLEEARQPLFTTKPELERSGMGFTIMENFMDDVSIDSSPEMGTTIRLTKHLSKSKALCN, from the coding sequence ATGAAAAATGAAATGCACCTTGAGTTTTCTGCCCTCAGTCAGAATGAATCGTTCGCCCGTGTGACAGTTGCTTCATTTATAGCTCAGCTGGACCCGACAATGGATGAACTGACTGAAATCAAAACAGTCGTGTCAGAGGCTGTCACGAATGCGATTATCCATGGATATGAAGAGAACTGTGAAGGGAAAGTTTACATTTCAGTGACGCTGGAAGATCATGTCGTATATATGACTATTCGTGATGAAGGCTTAGGCATTACAGATCTTGAAGAAGCCCGTCAGCCTCTATTTACGACTAAGCCTGAGCTTGAGCGCTCTGGAATGGGCTTTACCATTATGGAAAATTTCATGGATGATGTCAGTATCGATTCATCGCCTGAAATGGGAACAACGATTCGCTTAACAAAGCACTTATCAAAAAGCAAAGCGCTTTGTAATTAA
- the sigF gene encoding RNA polymerase sporulation-specific sigma factor (sigma-F) (Evidence 1a: Function from experimental evidences in the studied strain; PubMedId: 9891799, 15187183, 15205417, 15819616, 16045607, 22115775, 23169620, 24067622, 26506528; Product type cp: cell process), which yields MDVEVKKNGKNAQLKDHEVKELIKQSQNGDQQARDLLIEKNMRLVWSVVQRFLNRGYEPDDLFQIGCIGLLKSVDKFDLTYDVRFSTYAVPMIIGEIQRFIRDDGTVKVSRSLKELGNKIRRAKDELSKTLGRVPTVQEIADHLEIEAEDVVLAQEAVRAPSSIHETVYENDGDPITLLDQIADNSEEKWFDKIALKEAISDLEEREKLIVYLRYYKDQTQSEVAERLGISQVQVSRLEKKILKQIKVQMDHTDG from the coding sequence ATGGATGTGGAGGTTAAGAAAAACGGCAAAAACGCTCAGCTGAAGGATCATGAAGTAAAGGAATTAATCAAACAAAGCCAAAATGGCGACCAGCAGGCAAGAGACCTCCTCATAGAAAAAAACATGCGTCTTGTTTGGTCTGTCGTACAGCGGTTTTTAAACAGAGGATATGAGCCTGACGATCTCTTCCAGATCGGCTGCATCGGGCTGTTAAAATCTGTTGACAAATTTGATTTAACCTATGATGTGCGTTTTTCAACGTATGCAGTGCCGATGATTATCGGAGAAATCCAACGATTTATCCGTGATGACGGAACCGTAAAGGTATCACGGTCATTAAAAGAGCTTGGAAACAAAATCCGGCGCGCGAAGGATGAGCTTTCGAAAACACTGGGCAGAGTGCCGACGGTGCAGGAGATCGCTGACCATTTGGAGATTGAAGCTGAGGATGTTGTACTGGCCCAAGAGGCGGTAAGGGCTCCATCTTCGATTCACGAAACCGTTTATGAAAATGACGGAGATCCGATTACCCTGCTTGATCAAATCGCTGACAACTCAGAAGAAAAATGGTTTGACAAAATTGCGCTGAAAGAAGCGATCAGCGATTTGGAGGAAAGGGAAAAACTAATCGTCTATCTCAGATATTATAAAGACCAGACACAGTCCGAGGTGGCTGAGCGGCTCGGGATCTCTCAGGTGCAGGTTTCCAGGCTTGAAAAGAAAATATTAAAACAGATCAAGGTTCAAATGGATCATACGGATGGCTAG
- the spoIIM gene encoding autolysin component for dissolution of the septal cell wall (stage II sporulation) (Evidence 1a: Function from experimental evidences in the studied strain; PubMedId: 15849754, 16850406, 17376078, 17824930, 20382772, 23859254; Product type cp : cell process) → MRKISYKDMFLRHVKDHLSLYIFVSVLFFMGVIFGAIIVNSMTISQKEDLYYYLSQFFGQLSDGKQASSADMFGQSIFHNAKYLGLMWILGISVIGMPIIFIMIFLKGIVVGFTVGFLVNQMGVSGFFLSFVSVLPQNVLLIPAYLIMGTCAIAFSLKLIRQLFVKRSLHDAPIQWFGRYAFVLLVILFLALISSLFEAYLSPVLMEKLTSRLF, encoded by the coding sequence ATGCGAAAAATCTCTTATAAGGACATGTTTCTCAGGCATGTCAAAGATCATCTCTCTCTTTATATATTTGTGTCAGTGCTGTTTTTCATGGGTGTCATCTTTGGCGCGATTATTGTCAACAGTATGACCATCAGCCAGAAAGAAGATTTATACTACTACTTAAGTCAATTTTTTGGACAGCTTTCGGATGGAAAACAGGCAAGTTCAGCTGATATGTTTGGGCAAAGTATCTTTCATAATGCAAAGTATTTAGGCCTGATGTGGATACTGGGAATTTCCGTCATTGGGATGCCGATTATTTTCATTATGATCTTTCTGAAAGGGATCGTCGTCGGCTTTACTGTCGGGTTCCTAGTCAATCAGATGGGAGTAAGCGGGTTTTTCCTATCATTTGTCTCCGTTTTGCCGCAAAATGTGCTGCTGATTCCGGCTTATCTCATTATGGGCACATGTGCAATTGCGTTTTCTTTAAAGTTAATCAGACAGCTGTTCGTGAAACGAAGCCTGCATGACGCGCCGATTCAATGGTTCGGGCGGTATGCCTTTGTGCTGCTGGTCATTCTGTTTTTAGCGCTGATTTCATCTCTCTTTGAAGCATACTTATCTCCTGTTTTAATGGAAAAGCTTACATCTAGACTTTTTTAA
- the pupG gene encoding purine nucleoside phosphorylase (Evidence 1a: Function from experimental evidences in the studied strain; PubMedId: 10537218, 15530033, 21279421, 21543875; Product type e: enzyme): MKDRIERAAAFIKQNLPESPKIGLILGSGLGILADEIENPVKLKYEDIPEFPVSTVEGHAGQLVLGTLEGVSVIAMQGRFHFYEGYSMEKVTFPVRVMKALGVEALIVTNAAGGVNTEFRAGDLMIITDHINFMGTNPLIGPNEADFGARFPDMSSAYDKDLSSLAEKIAKDLNIPIQKGVYTAVTGPSYETPAEVRFLRTMGSDAVGMSTVPEVIVANHAGMRVLGISCISNAAAGILDQPLSHDEVMEVTEKVKAGFLKLVKAIVAQYE; encoded by the coding sequence TTGAAGGACAGAATTGAACGCGCAGCCGCTTTTATTAAACAAAACCTGCCGGAATCTCCAAAGATCGGCCTTATTTTAGGCTCAGGTCTTGGCATTTTGGCGGACGAAATCGAAAATCCGGTCAAGCTGAAATATGAAGATATACCTGAATTCCCGGTATCTACTGTTGAAGGGCATGCCGGACAGCTTGTGCTTGGCACTCTTGAAGGAGTTTCCGTCATTGCAATGCAGGGCCGCTTTCATTTTTATGAAGGCTACTCAATGGAGAAAGTCACATTCCCTGTACGCGTGATGAAAGCGCTCGGTGTGGAAGCGTTGATCGTGACAAATGCCGCAGGCGGTGTCAACACTGAATTCCGTGCGGGAGATTTAATGATTATTACCGATCATATCAACTTTATGGGAACAAACCCGTTAATCGGGCCAAACGAAGCAGATTTCGGCGCCAGATTTCCAGATATGTCTTCAGCCTATGACAAAGATCTGTCCAGCCTGGCTGAAAAGATTGCGAAAGACCTTAATATCCCAATTCAAAAAGGCGTGTACACTGCTGTGACAGGACCTTCTTACGAAACACCGGCAGAAGTCCGTTTCTTAAGAACGATGGGCTCTGATGCAGTCGGCATGTCTACTGTTCCGGAAGTCATTGTAGCGAATCATGCGGGAATGCGGGTTCTTGGCATTTCCTGCATCTCTAACGCGGCAGCCGGAATTCTGGATCAGCCTTTAAGTCACGATGAAGTTATGGAAGTGACCGAAAAAGTAAAAGCTGGATTCTTAAAGCTTGTTAAAGCGATCGTCGCTCAGTACGAATAA
- the dacF gene encoding D-alanyl-D-alanine carboxypeptidase (penicilin binding protein) (Evidence 1a: Function from experimental evidences in the studied strain; PubMedId: 8021191, 8936302, 9864321, 19189487; Product type e: enzyme), translating into MKRLLSTLLIGIMLLTFAPSAFAKQDGKRTSELAHEAKSAVLIERDTGKVLYNKNSNERLAPASMTKIMTMLLIMEALDKGKIKMSDKVRTSEHAASMGGSQIFLEPGEEMTVKEMLKGIAIASGNDASVAMAEFISGSEEEFVKKMNKKAKELGLKNTSFKNPTGLTEEGHYSSAYDMAIMAKELLKYESITKFTGTYEDYLRENTDKKFWLVNTNRLIKFYPGVDGVKTGYTGEAKYCLTASAKKGNMRAIAVVFGASTPKERNAQVTKMLDFAFSQYETHPLYKRNQTVAKVKVKKGKQKFIELTTSEPISILTKKGEDMNDVKKEIKMKDNISAPIQKGQELGTLVLKKDGEVLAESPVAAKEDMKKAGFITFLKRTMGDWTKFK; encoded by the coding sequence ATGAAACGTCTTTTATCCACTTTGTTGATTGGTATAATGCTGCTTACATTTGCACCGTCTGCATTTGCAAAACAAGACGGAAAACGTACATCGGAGCTTGCTCATGAAGCGAAGTCTGCGGTGCTGATAGAACGTGACACGGGAAAAGTGCTTTACAACAAGAACAGCAATGAGAGACTGGCGCCTGCAAGCATGACGAAAATTATGACGATGCTTTTGATTATGGAAGCTTTAGATAAAGGCAAAATCAAAATGAGTGATAAGGTCCGTACAAGCGAGCATGCGGCGTCAATGGGCGGCTCACAGATATTCCTTGAGCCCGGCGAAGAAATGACTGTCAAAGAAATGCTGAAAGGCATCGCAATCGCTTCGGGAAATGACGCTTCCGTCGCCATGGCTGAATTTATTTCCGGCTCTGAAGAAGAATTTGTGAAGAAAATGAATAAAAAAGCAAAAGAGCTGGGATTGAAAAATACATCCTTTAAAAACCCAACAGGACTGACCGAGGAAGGACACTACAGCTCTGCTTATGACATGGCAATCATGGCTAAGGAATTATTGAAATACGAATCAATTACGAAGTTTACCGGCACGTATGAAGATTATCTGCGTGAAAATACAGATAAAAAGTTTTGGCTTGTAAATACAAATCGCCTTATCAAATTTTATCCTGGTGTAGACGGCGTAAAAACAGGCTATACAGGCGAAGCGAAATATTGTCTGACTGCTTCGGCTAAAAAAGGAAACATGCGGGCCATAGCGGTTGTATTCGGAGCGAGCACGCCTAAAGAAAGAAACGCGCAAGTGACAAAAATGCTTGACTTCGCCTTTAGCCAATATGAAACGCATCCTTTATATAAACGAAATCAAACAGTAGCAAAAGTAAAGGTCAAAAAAGGGAAACAAAAATTTATCGAACTCACTACATCTGAGCCGATTTCAATATTGACGAAAAAAGGCGAGGATATGAACGATGTGAAAAAAGAAATCAAGATGAAGGACAATATTAGTGCTCCGATTCAAAAAGGCCAAGAGCTTGGCACTCTTGTTCTGAAAAAGGATGGAGAAGTACTCGCTGAAAGTCCTGTTGCTGCAAAAGAAGATATGAAGAAAGCCGGGTTTATCACATTCTTAAAGCGGACGATGGGAGACTGGACAAAATTTAAGTAA
- the yqzK gene encoding hypothetical protein (Evidence 4: Unknown function but conserved in other organisms; PubMedId: 22720735): protein MGRFLKTAVDALKVFILFTGFTALFYYAMIWVNQEYENYHRYDKPEGSAVKVVEMDQDEKGGWFDRLIFFYQNGE from the coding sequence ATGGGAAGATTCCTGAAAACAGCTGTCGATGCATTGAAAGTTTTCATCCTGTTTACCGGTTTTACCGCTTTGTTCTATTATGCTATGATATGGGTGAATCAAGAGTATGAAAACTATCATCGGTATGATAAACCGGAAGGCTCCGCTGTAAAAGTTGTTGAAATGGATCAGGATGAAAAAGGCGGATGGTTCGACCGGTTGATCTTTTTTTACCAAAACGGGGAGTAG
- the fur gene encoding transcriptional regulator for iron transport and metabolism (Evidence 1a: Function from experimental evidences in the studied strain; PubMedId: 12029044, 12374814, 14563870, 15802251, 16672620, 25160631, 25209494; Product type r: regulator), with the protein MENRIDRIKKQLHSSSYKLTPQREATVRVLLENEEDHLSAEDVYLLVKEKSPEIGLATVYRTLELLTELKVVDKINFGDGVSRYDLRKEGAAHFHHHLVCMECGAVDEIEEDLLEDVEEIIERDWKFKIKDHRLTFHGICHRCNGKETE; encoded by the coding sequence ATGGAAAACCGTATTGATCGTATTAAGAAACAACTGCACTCATCCAGCTATAAACTTACGCCACAGCGTGAAGCGACAGTAAGAGTGCTGCTTGAAAACGAAGAAGACCATTTAAGCGCAGAAGATGTATACCTCCTCGTAAAAGAGAAATCTCCTGAGATCGGTCTCGCTACAGTATACCGTACGCTTGAATTATTAACTGAATTAAAAGTCGTAGATAAAATTAACTTTGGAGACGGTGTGTCCCGTTACGACCTTCGGAAAGAGGGCGCAGCTCACTTTCATCACCACTTGGTGTGCATGGAGTGCGGAGCCGTTGATGAAATTGAAGAAGATTTGCTTGAAGACGTGGAAGAAATCATTGAACGTGATTGGAAATTTAAGATTAAAGATCATAGATTGACGTTTCACGGCATTTGCCACCGCTGTAACGGAAAAGAAACTGAATAG
- the ripX gene encoding site-specific tyrosine recombinase for chromosome partitioning (Evidence 1a: Function from experimental evidences in the studied strain; PubMedId: 10498718, 11134515, 11208805, 16553881, 16597952, 21239579, 23305333; Product type e: enzyme), which translates to MKDQIKDFIHYVMVERGLSQNTIVSYERDLKSYSLYLTETLHVTDWNHVTRIHIIQYLKHLKDSGKSGKTSARHLASIRSFHQFLLREKVTDKDPSVHIETQKTERALPKVLALNEVERLLDTPKLTSPFGYRDKAMLELLYATGIRVSEMIELKTADVHLSMGFIRCFGKGRKERIVPIGEAAASAIEEYMTKARGKLLKNNVSDALFLNHHGKQISRQGFWKNLKKIALEAGIKKELTPHTLRHSFATHLLENGADLRAVQEMLGHADISTTQIYTHVTKTRLKDVYKQFHPRA; encoded by the coding sequence GTGAAAGATCAAATAAAGGATTTCATCCACTACGTTATGGTAGAGAGAGGGCTCTCTCAAAATACGATCGTATCCTATGAACGTGACTTGAAAAGCTATTCTCTCTACTTAACAGAAACCCTTCATGTTACAGATTGGAATCACGTTACCCGCATACATATTATCCAATACTTAAAGCATTTGAAGGACTCGGGGAAATCCGGCAAGACATCGGCGCGGCATTTGGCATCCATTCGCTCTTTTCATCAATTTCTGCTCAGGGAAAAAGTAACGGATAAGGACCCTTCCGTTCATATCGAAACACAAAAGACGGAACGGGCGCTTCCGAAGGTGCTCGCGCTCAATGAAGTCGAGCGGTTATTGGACACGCCTAAGCTGACGAGCCCTTTCGGATATCGGGATAAAGCAATGCTGGAGCTGCTTTATGCGACAGGCATACGAGTCAGTGAAATGATTGAATTGAAAACGGCTGATGTTCATTTATCTATGGGGTTTATCCGATGCTTCGGCAAAGGAAGAAAAGAACGGATTGTGCCAATCGGTGAAGCCGCTGCTTCCGCCATTGAGGAATATATGACAAAAGCCAGGGGAAAACTGTTAAAAAATAATGTATCTGACGCCCTCTTTTTAAATCATCACGGCAAACAGATCAGCCGCCAGGGATTTTGGAAGAACCTGAAAAAAATCGCATTGGAAGCCGGCATTAAGAAAGAGCTGACTCCGCATACACTCAGGCATTCCTTTGCGACGCATCTGCTTGAGAACGGGGCAGATTTAAGAGCGGTGCAGGAAATGCTCGGTCATGCGGATATATCCACGACGCAAATTTATACGCATGTGACGAAAACAAGGCTGAAGGATGTGTACAAGCAGTTTCATCCGCGAGCATAG
- the spoVAC gene encoding mechanosensitive channel; stage V sporulation protein AC (Evidence 1a: Function from experimental evidences in the studied strain; PubMedId: 15849754, 16077113, 16850406, 24666282, 26604257, 27105070; Product type cp : cell process), with amino-acid sequence MTNIKENYKSKVKTYQPKPPYVWNCVKAFLVGGLICAIGQGLQNFYIHFFDFNEKTAGNPTAATLILISALLTGFGIYDRIGQFAGAGSAVPVTGFANSMASAALEYKSEGLVLGVATNMFKLAGNVIVFGVVAAYIVGMIRFAFEKLMS; translated from the coding sequence ATGACAAACATAAAAGAAAATTACAAATCAAAAGTGAAAACATATCAGCCTAAGCCGCCTTACGTCTGGAACTGTGTAAAAGCCTTTTTAGTGGGCGGACTGATTTGTGCAATCGGGCAAGGTCTGCAAAATTTTTATATCCATTTTTTTGATTTCAATGAAAAAACTGCGGGGAATCCAACAGCTGCAACGCTGATATTAATTTCTGCCCTGCTTACAGGGTTTGGAATCTATGACAGAATCGGACAATTCGCAGGCGCAGGTTCAGCCGTACCTGTCACGGGTTTTGCCAACAGTATGGCAAGTGCGGCTCTTGAATATAAAAGCGAAGGATTAGTGCTTGGAGTAGCGACAAATATGTTTAAACTGGCAGGAAATGTTATTGTTTTCGGAGTTGTAGCTGCATACATCGTTGGAATGATTCGGTTTGCTTTTGAGAAACTGATGTCATAG